One genomic window of Branchiostoma floridae strain S238N-H82 chromosome 4, Bfl_VNyyK, whole genome shotgun sequence includes the following:
- the LOC118412968 gene encoding uncharacterized protein LOC118412968: MASTEELVPVRRRRCPAWCSCGSCRCSCGSFWWTRWLRKRLERPLGAHSVVDFFLGIFVTVSVLVFAIQSVLNAMTNCDVRSETLPIIFTALVCVGIPCVAAIGFVIRRDPFMRDDAAGGGGTEGLELSLLFAPIVLLAVGCVTLDAVFFLLVGACIHRDEGTFPTLAFYWTGTAFHVGRMVFVVAQVAMFGWCFKTRSFARQKVYTVLLFTAVVMADLASWFYEIVDKPSALCTRGVSACWDTTVTKSKSYTCQEISNVNNIFTEEYCTFVQFQLYCQPLVGTFALLSLPTMYYMWSKAREGEGGGATDSGEEQTNRPGASLTALA; encoded by the exons ATGGCCTCCACGGAAGAGCTCGTGCCGGTGAGGAGGAGACGCTGCCCCGCCTGGTGCTCGTGCGGTTCATGCCGGTGCTCGTGTGGCTCCTTCTGGTGGACGCGGTGGCTCCGCAAGCGGCTGGAGAGGCCTCTCGGCGCGCACTCCGTGGTGGACTTCTTCCTCGGCATTTTCGTCACCGTTTCCGTCCTTGTATTCGCCATCCAATCCGTCCTGAACGCCATGACGAACTGTGACGTCCGCTCCGAGACGCTGCCGATCATTTTCACCGCCCTGGTCTGCGTGGGGATCCCCTGCGTCGCGGCTATCGGCTTCGTCATTCGGCGGGACCCGTTCATGAGAGACGACGCGGCCGGAGGAGGCGGAACGGAAGGTTTGGAGCTGTCCCTGCTGTTCGCGCCGATCGTGCTGCTCGCTGTCGGCTGCGTCACGCTCGACGCTGTCTTCTTCCTGCTGGTCGGGGCGTGTATCCATCGCGACGAGGGAACATTCCCAACCCTGGCCTTCTACTGGACCGGCACGGCGTTCCACGTGGGGCGGATGGTGTTCGTGGTGGCACAG GTGGCGATGTTCGGGTGGTGCTTCAAGACCAGGAGCTTCGCCAGGCAGAAGGTGTACACGGTCCTGCTCTTCACGGCCGTGGTCATGGCGGACCTGGCGTCATGGTTTTACGAGATCGTCGACAAGCCGTCTGCCCTGTGCACCCGGGGCGTCAGCGCATGTTGGGACACCACCGTCACGAAGTCGAAGTCCTACACCTGCCAGGAAATATCCAACGTTAATAACATTTTCACCGAGGAGTACTGCACTTTTGTACAGTTTCAGCTGTACTGCCAGCCGCTGGTCGGAACCTTCGCTCTCCTCTCCCTCCCCACGATGTACTACATGTGGTCCAAGGCGcgcgagggggaggggggcggcgcGACGGACAGTGGAGAGGAGCAGACGAACCGCCCAG GTGCcagtctcactgcacttgcgtga
- the LOC118414447 gene encoding uncharacterized protein LOC118414447: MRLFLVTVAALSVGQFAVTHQATTVSAPADYYKVILYYSYKVIYFSLFILSTLAGCISVQARGPREYRPRSADVLLLVIGALGVLVLNVRSLDGWTKTPRDPESFPFKPEGCPHGITDGDFPKLRALLMADAVLNLTQLVLQTTFILSSVIHRRLEGRVGAHSAILCLFNISVWINGSFVEVCLFICLFVCLFINVTHCRLEGRVGAHCAILCLFNISVWINGSFVEVCLFICLFVCLLTSPIAGWREGRGSLRDPLSLQPLRLDQRQLRGGAVLALDDLLHYARPARGVRVRSGRVERVPAPAAARLHVLLALVRPAPAQAASAGGEPRAEPRTGPRGYRGPGRTDCQHRYSHELPPRHVPRSVPRAVPRLS, from the exons ATGCGGCTGTTCCTGGTGACAGTCGCCGCTCTCTCCGTCGGGCAGTTCGCCGTCACACACCAGGCAACTACGGTGTCGGCTCCAGCAGACTACTACAAAGTCATCCTGTATTACTCCTACAAG GTGATATACTTCAGCCTGTTCATCCTGTCCACGCTGGCGGGGTGCATCAGCGTGCAGGCCCGCGGGCCCCGGGAGTACCGGCCCCGCTCGGCTGACGTGCTCCTCCTGGTCATAGGCGCCCTCGGGGTTCTGGTGCTCAACGTGCGGTCCCTCGACGGATGGACGAAAACCCCGAGAGACCCCGAGAGCTTCCCGTTCAAACCGGAGGGCTGCCCGCACGGCATCACGGACGGAGACTTCCCCAAACTGAGGGCCCTTCTAATGGCGGACGCCGTCCTGAACCTGACCCAGCTCGTCCTGCAGACCACGTTCATCCTGTCCTCCGTGATTCACAGGCGGCTGGAGGGCAGGGTCGGGGCTCACTCCGCCATCCTCTGTCTCTTCAACATCTCCGTCTGGATCAACGGCAGCTTCGTGGAGgtatgtttgtttatctgtttgtttgtttgtttgtttattaacgTCACCCACTGCCGGCTAGAGGGCAGGGTCGGGGCCCACTGCGCGATCCTCTGTCTCTTCAACATTTCCGTCTGGATCAACGGCAGCTTCgtggaggtttgtttgtttatctgtttgtttgtttgtttattaacgTCACCCATTGCCGGCTGGAGGGAGGGTCGGGGCTCACTGCGCGATCCTCTGTCTCTTCAACCTCTCCGTCTGGATCAACGGCAGCTTCGTGGAG GTGCAGTCCTCGCCCTTGACGACCTGCTACACTACGCCCGTCCAGCGCGCGGCGTTCGGGTCCGGAGTGGCCGGGTGGAACGTGTTCCTGCACCTGCTGCAGCCCGTCTGCATGTTCTACTGGCTCTGGTCCGGCCTGCTCCTGCTCAGGCTGCTTCTGCGGGGGGTGAACCTCGGGCAGAACCTCGGACAGGGCCGCGGGGTTACCGTGGTCCAGGTCGGACAGACTGCCAGCATCGGTATTCCCATGAACTCCCTCCGAGACACGTCCCGAGGTCCGTCCCGAGGGCCGTCCCGAGGCTCAGCTGA